A window of Auraticoccus monumenti contains these coding sequences:
- the thrB gene encoding homoserine kinase translates to MTPAVPVGRSVTVAVPASSANLGPGFDSLGLALDWVDEVEVTVLEAGCEVLVTGEGAGTVPRDRSHLVLATLEGALTELGLSLPGVRLRSHNTIPHGRGLGSSSAALVAGLLAGWTLAHPREPVDRQWLLQRAHALEGHADNVAAAIFGGLVLTWSDGDGAGASVRPGRLHPALRAVALVPEVSVLTEHARGVLPAQVPHRDAAAGAGRAALLVHALAGDLDVLVPATRDWLHQDQRAPLMPAADGLRRALRAAGFAALVSGAGPTVLVLVAEDRVEDVRAWLAGSGAGAAAGCGVHVLRPGVGARVLSVSG, encoded by the coding sequence GTGACTCCCGCCGTCCCCGTCGGCCGCTCGGTCACGGTGGCGGTGCCGGCGAGCAGCGCCAACCTCGGCCCGGGCTTCGACAGCCTCGGCCTCGCCCTGGACTGGGTGGACGAGGTGGAGGTCACCGTGCTGGAGGCCGGGTGCGAGGTGCTGGTCACCGGGGAGGGCGCTGGCACCGTGCCCCGTGACCGCAGCCACCTGGTGCTGGCGACCCTGGAGGGGGCGCTGACCGAGCTCGGTCTCTCGCTGCCGGGGGTGCGGCTGCGGTCGCACAACACCATCCCGCACGGGCGTGGGCTGGGTTCCTCCTCGGCGGCGCTGGTGGCCGGGCTGCTGGCCGGCTGGACGCTGGCCCACCCGCGGGAGCCGGTGGACCGGCAGTGGCTGCTGCAGCGGGCCCACGCGCTGGAGGGCCACGCCGACAACGTCGCCGCGGCCATCTTCGGCGGGCTGGTGCTGACCTGGTCCGACGGCGACGGTGCGGGCGCCTCGGTCCGTCCCGGGCGGTTGCACCCGGCGCTGCGGGCGGTGGCGCTGGTGCCGGAGGTGTCGGTGCTGACCGAGCACGCCCGCGGGGTGCTCCCGGCCCAGGTGCCGCACCGCGACGCCGCCGCCGGCGCCGGCCGCGCCGCGCTGCTGGTGCACGCGCTGGCCGGCGACCTCGACGTGCTGGTCCCGGCCACCCGGGACTGGCTGCACCAGGACCAGCGCGCCCCGCTGATGCCGGCGGCGGACGGGCTGCGCCGGGCGCTGCGCGCCGCCGGGTTCGCCGCCCTGGTCTCCGGTGCCGGCCCGACGGTGCTGGTGCTGGTGGCCGAGGACCGGGTCGAGGACGTCCGCGCCTGGCTGGCCGGGTCGGGCGCCGGTGCGGCGGCGGGCTGCGGGGTGCACGTGCTGCGTCCCGGGGTCGGGGCGCGCGTGCTGTCGGTCTCGGGCTGA
- the rho gene encoding transcription termination factor Rho: MTNTTDSAPDAAQAPSAGGRRTRGSGLEAMLLPELKQLASTMGLKGAGAMRKGALIEAIKDRQSGGGSAAPAASRPRQDRSDRTAGAGDGAAPAGTQTAADGRSTTSTTDGGPANGAAEAPTRRSEQAPAREDGAGQAELPATGTAREGSSRRGRRRGSAGDSSLVAEVASSLERDFGVTTRGEESPARGEGDQQARERQPQREEDRQGGGSQDRSDDQGERGGRREDRQRDDRQAGRQNDDRQGGRQNEDRQGGRQSEDRQGARQGDQQDRRGNQNGGGQNGGGQNGGGQQSSQGADYDDDGGGRRGRRRRNRGERSERGERGERQGRRQTRGGGGGERFEAEPVITEDDVLVDVSGILDVLDSYGFVRRTGYLPGPSDAYVPMSMLRKHGLRKGDVVTGAIKAGGKEGDRKEKYNPLVRLDTVNGASPEQALNRPEFGKLTPLYPQERLRLETTATNMTNRIIDLVAPIGKGQRGLIVSPPKAGKTLVMQSIANAITTNNPEMHLMVVLVDERPEEVTDFQRTVNGEVIASTFDRPASDHTIVAELAIERAKRLVELGHDVVVLLDGITRLGRAYNLAAPASGRILSGGVDSAALFPPKRFFGAARNIEDGGSLTILATALIETGSKMDEVIFEEFKGTGNMELRLRREFADKRIYPAVDVDASSTRREELLMSREELQIVWKLRRVLSGLDGQQALEMLLNRMRKTQTNTEFLMVISKTTPARPGDE, translated from the coding sequence GTGACCAACACCACCGACTCGGCCCCCGACGCCGCCCAGGCCCCCTCGGCCGGCGGCCGCCGCACCCGCGGCAGCGGGCTCGAGGCCATGCTCCTGCCCGAGCTCAAGCAGCTCGCTTCCACGATGGGCCTCAAGGGCGCCGGAGCGATGCGCAAGGGCGCGCTGATCGAGGCGATCAAGGACCGCCAGTCCGGCGGCGGCAGCGCGGCCCCGGCCGCCTCCCGTCCGCGCCAGGACCGCAGCGACCGGACCGCCGGGGCGGGCGACGGAGCCGCTCCGGCCGGCACCCAGACCGCCGCCGACGGCAGGTCCACCACCAGCACCACCGACGGCGGCCCCGCGAACGGTGCCGCCGAGGCCCCGACGCGACGCAGCGAGCAGGCGCCGGCCCGCGAGGACGGGGCGGGTCAGGCCGAGCTGCCGGCCACCGGCACCGCCCGTGAGGGCAGCAGCCGGCGCGGCCGTCGGCGCGGCAGCGCGGGCGACAGCTCCCTGGTGGCCGAGGTGGCCTCCAGCCTGGAGCGTGACTTCGGCGTCACCACCCGTGGCGAGGAGAGCCCGGCCCGCGGCGAGGGTGACCAGCAGGCTCGCGAGCGCCAGCCCCAGCGTGAGGAGGACCGGCAGGGCGGCGGCTCCCAGGACCGCTCCGACGACCAGGGCGAGCGCGGCGGTCGCCGCGAGGACCGCCAGCGCGACGACCGCCAGGCCGGGCGCCAGAACGACGACCGCCAGGGCGGACGCCAGAACGAGGACCGTCAGGGCGGACGCCAGAGCGAGGACCGTCAGGGCGCGCGCCAGGGCGACCAGCAGGACCGCCGCGGCAACCAGAACGGCGGCGGCCAGAACGGTGGCGGCCAGAACGGCGGCGGTCAGCAGTCCAGCCAGGGCGCGGACTACGACGACGACGGCGGGGGCCGTCGCGGCCGTCGGCGGCGCAACCGCGGTGAGCGCAGCGAGCGCGGTGAGCGCGGTGAGCGCCAGGGCCGGCGCCAGACCCGCGGCGGCGGGGGCGGCGAGCGCTTCGAGGCCGAGCCCGTCATCACCGAGGACGACGTCCTGGTCGACGTCAGCGGCATCCTCGACGTGCTGGACAGCTACGGCTTCGTCCGCCGCACCGGCTACCTCCCCGGTCCCAGCGACGCCTACGTGCCCATGTCGATGCTGCGCAAGCACGGACTGCGCAAGGGCGACGTGGTCACCGGCGCGATCAAGGCCGGCGGCAAGGAGGGGGACCGCAAGGAGAAGTACAACCCCCTGGTCCGGCTGGACACCGTCAACGGCGCCTCCCCCGAGCAGGCCCTGAACCGGCCCGAGTTCGGCAAGCTGACCCCGCTCTACCCGCAGGAGCGCCTGCGGCTGGAGACCACGGCCACCAACATGACCAACCGGATCATCGACCTGGTGGCCCCGATCGGCAAGGGCCAGCGTGGTCTGATCGTCTCCCCGCCCAAGGCGGGCAAGACCCTGGTGATGCAGTCCATCGCCAACGCGATCACCACCAACAACCCCGAGATGCACCTGATGGTGGTGCTGGTCGACGAGCGTCCCGAGGAGGTCACCGACTTCCAGCGCACGGTCAACGGTGAGGTCATCGCCTCCACCTTCGACCGTCCCGCCAGCGACCACACCATCGTCGCCGAGCTGGCCATCGAGCGGGCCAAGCGCCTGGTCGAGCTGGGTCACGACGTGGTGGTGCTGCTGGATGGCATCACCCGGCTGGGTCGGGCCTACAACCTGGCCGCCCCGGCCAGCGGCCGCATCCTCTCCGGTGGTGTGGACTCCGCGGCGCTGTTCCCGCCCAAGCGGTTCTTCGGCGCGGCGCGCAACATCGAGGACGGCGGCTCGCTGACCATCCTCGCCACGGCGCTGATCGAGACCGGCTCGAAGATGGACGAGGTGATCTTCGAGGAGTTCAAGGGCACCGGCAACATGGAGCTCCGGCTGCGCCGTGAGTTCGCCGACAAGCGGATTTACCCGGCCGTGGACGTCGACGCCTCCAGCACCCGCCGCGAGGAGCTGCTGATGAGCCGCGAGGAGCTGCAGATCGTCTGGAAGCTGCGTCGGGTGCTCTCGGGCCTGGACGGGCAGCAGGCGCTGGAGATGCTGCTGAACCGGATGCGCAAGACGCAGACCAACACCGAGTTCCTGATGGTGATCAGCAAGACCACCCCGGCTCGTCCCGGCGACGAGTGA
- the rpmE gene encoding 50S ribosomal protein L31 produces the protein MKANVHPNYVETQVSCTCGNTFTTRSTSDRGSLRVEVCSACHPFYTGKQKILDTGGRVARFEKRYAKKS, from the coding sequence ATGAAGGCCAACGTCCACCCGAACTACGTGGAGACCCAGGTGAGCTGCACCTGCGGGAACACGTTCACCACGCGCAGCACGAGCGACCGCGGCAGCCTCCGCGTCGAGGTCTGCTCCGCCTGCCACCCGTTCTACACCGGCAAGCAGAAGATCCTCGACACCGGCGGTCGCGTGGCCCGCTTCGAGAAGCGCTACGCCAAGAAGTCCTGA
- the prfA gene encoding peptide chain release factor 1 has protein sequence MSEAFDAAAPALRAELAELERQLSDPEVHADPARVRRIGRRYAELTPTVKALERLDVVTADLRAARELAPEDESFALEAEQLERRRVELTDELTRLLAPRDPNDPSDVILEIKSGEGGEESALFAGDLLRMYTRYAEASGWKIEVLDAQQTDLGGYKSVTVAVKATSPGVPESMPYARLKFEAGVHRVQRVPVTESQGRVHTSAAGVLVMPEVEETEVELSEDDLRIDVFRSSGPGGQGVNTTDSAVRITHLPTGLVVSCQNERSQLQNREQAMRMLRSRLAALAEEQAVAAASAARRSQVRTVDRAERVRTYNYPENRFADHRIGFKSHDLDHVLGGALQPVVDALQAVEVAERLEQAGR, from the coding sequence ATGAGCGAGGCCTTCGACGCCGCCGCCCCCGCGCTGCGCGCCGAGCTCGCCGAGCTGGAGCGCCAGCTCTCCGACCCCGAGGTGCACGCCGACCCGGCACGGGTGCGTCGGATCGGGCGCCGCTACGCCGAGCTGACCCCGACGGTGAAGGCGCTGGAGCGGCTGGACGTGGTGACCGCCGACCTGCGCGCCGCCCGCGAGCTGGCGCCCGAGGACGAGTCCTTCGCGCTCGAGGCCGAGCAGCTGGAGCGTCGCCGGGTCGAGCTCACCGACGAGCTGACCCGGCTGCTGGCCCCGCGCGACCCCAACGACCCGAGCGACGTCATCCTGGAGATCAAGTCCGGTGAGGGCGGTGAGGAGTCGGCCCTCTTCGCCGGGGACCTGCTGCGGATGTACACCCGCTACGCCGAGGCCTCCGGCTGGAAAATCGAGGTGCTGGACGCCCAGCAGACCGACCTCGGCGGGTACAAGTCGGTCACCGTGGCGGTCAAGGCCACCTCCCCCGGCGTGCCGGAGTCGATGCCCTACGCCCGGCTGAAGTTCGAGGCCGGGGTGCACCGGGTGCAGCGGGTGCCGGTGACGGAGTCCCAGGGTCGCGTGCACACCTCGGCCGCCGGCGTGCTGGTGATGCCGGAGGTGGAGGAGACCGAGGTCGAGCTCTCCGAGGACGACCTGCGCATCGACGTCTTCCGCTCCTCAGGTCCCGGCGGCCAGGGGGTCAACACCACCGACTCCGCGGTCCGGATCACGCACCTGCCGACCGGGCTGGTGGTCTCCTGCCAGAACGAGCGGTCCCAGCTGCAGAACCGCGAGCAGGCGATGCGGATGCTGCGGAGCCGGCTGGCCGCGCTGGCCGAGGAGCAGGCCGTGGCCGCAGCCTCGGCGGCGCGACGCTCCCAGGTGCGCACGGTCGACCGCGCCGAGCGGGTCCGCACCTACAACTACCCCGAGAACCGCTTCGCCGACCACCGGATCGGCTTCAAGTCCCACGACCTCGACCACGTCCTCGGCGGTGCGCTGCAGCCCGTGGTCGACGCGCTGCAGGCGGTGGAGGTGGCCGAGCGGCTCGAGCAGGCCGGCCGGTGA
- the prmC gene encoding peptide chain release factor N(5)-glutamine methyltransferase, with product MSGAALQRQLREGAELLRRADVPAPEAEARILACHLLGVDPTGLFTAAAMDRAQHEGFLELLARRAAGAPVQHLTGEAWFRHVRLEVGPGAFVPRPETEVMVGWVVEQLAGLGPSPLVVDLCSGSGAIARALADEVPGARVHAVELSEDALVWAGRNLAGTGVELHAGDMADALPELDGQVDVVVCNPPYIPLEAWESVAADVRDHDPHLALFSGADGLDAMRVLADVAARLLRSGGRLAAEHAEVQEHSVVQLFLDHGRWSDVRDHRDLNDRPRFVTAVRH from the coding sequence GTGAGCGGCGCGGCGCTGCAGCGGCAGCTGCGCGAGGGCGCGGAGCTGCTGCGCCGGGCCGACGTCCCGGCCCCCGAGGCGGAGGCCCGGATCCTGGCCTGCCACCTGCTCGGTGTCGACCCGACCGGCCTGTTCACCGCCGCGGCGATGGACCGGGCCCAGCACGAGGGCTTCCTGGAGCTGCTCGCTCGCCGGGCCGCCGGGGCGCCGGTGCAGCACCTGACCGGGGAGGCGTGGTTCCGCCACGTCCGCCTGGAGGTCGGTCCCGGCGCCTTCGTGCCCCGGCCCGAGACCGAGGTGATGGTGGGCTGGGTGGTCGAGCAGCTGGCCGGCCTCGGCCCGTCACCGCTGGTGGTGGACCTGTGCAGCGGCTCCGGGGCCATCGCCCGTGCCCTGGCCGACGAGGTGCCAGGGGCCCGGGTGCACGCGGTGGAGCTGTCCGAGGACGCGCTGGTCTGGGCCGGGCGCAACCTGGCCGGGACCGGGGTCGAGCTGCACGCCGGCGACATGGCCGACGCCCTCCCCGAGCTGGACGGGCAGGTGGACGTCGTGGTCTGCAACCCGCCCTACATCCCGCTGGAGGCCTGGGAGTCCGTCGCCGCCGACGTCCGCGACCACGACCCGCACCTGGCGCTGTTCTCCGGGGCCGACGGGCTGGACGCGATGCGGGTGCTGGCCGACGTGGCCGCCCGGCTGCTCCGCAGCGGTGGCCGGCTGGCCGCCGAGCACGCGGAGGTGCAGGAGCACTCGGTGGTGCAGCTGTTCCTCGACCACGGGCGGTGGTCCGACGTCCGCGACCACCGCGACCTCAACGACCGTCCCCGCTTCGTCACCGCCGTCCGGCACTGA
- a CDS encoding SMP-30/gluconolactonase/LRE family protein, translated as MTWTSSDLTTPPLLPLGLEVLDDRFADVRGDRHVQRLFDGGRWLEGPVHVPAWRCVLFSDIPNDRVLRLDETTGRVDVWLQPAGFHNGHSLDRAGRVLSCEQGTRGVTRVEHDGRRTVLADRWQGGRLNSPNDVVEASDGSVWFTDPSYGIDDGYEGHPGEREVDGCHVYRVSPDGTLDVVAQDFDRPNGLAFSADESVLYVTDTGRGHVRALDVDGSSLRDRGVLAECTSGGFDGLRLDSRGRLWLAAGDGLHCLAPDGTLLGKLLLPETTANLTFGGARGNVLYVTATTSLYAVMLNVTGVRRP; from the coding sequence ATGACCTGGACCAGCTCCGACCTGACCACCCCGCCCCTGCTCCCGCTGGGGCTGGAGGTCCTGGACGACCGGTTCGCCGACGTCCGTGGCGACCGGCACGTGCAGCGGCTCTTCGACGGCGGCCGCTGGCTGGAGGGACCGGTGCACGTGCCGGCCTGGCGCTGCGTGCTGTTCAGCGACATCCCCAACGACCGGGTGCTGCGCCTGGACGAGACCACCGGCCGGGTGGACGTCTGGCTGCAGCCCGCCGGGTTCCACAACGGGCACAGCCTGGACCGGGCCGGTCGGGTGCTGAGCTGCGAGCAGGGCACCCGCGGGGTCACCCGCGTCGAGCACGACGGCCGCCGCACGGTGCTGGCCGACCGCTGGCAGGGCGGGAGGTTGAACAGCCCCAACGACGTGGTGGAGGCCTCCGACGGATCGGTCTGGTTCACCGACCCCAGCTACGGCATCGACGACGGCTACGAGGGACACCCCGGCGAGCGCGAGGTCGACGGCTGCCACGTCTACCGCGTCTCCCCCGACGGCACCCTGGACGTGGTCGCACAGGACTTCGACCGGCCCAACGGGCTGGCCTTCTCCGCCGACGAGTCGGTGCTCTACGTCACCGACACCGGTCGCGGCCACGTCCGGGCCCTCGACGTCGACGGCAGCTCCCTCCGCGACCGGGGGGTGCTGGCCGAGTGCACCTCCGGCGGCTTCGACGGGCTGCGGCTGGACTCCCGCGGACGGCTCTGGCTGGCCGCCGGTGACGGGCTGCACTGCCTGGCCCCGGACGGGACGCTGCTGGGGAAGCTGCTGCTCCCCGAGACGACGGCGAACCTCACCTTCGGCGGTGCCCGCGGGAACGTCCTCTACGTCACCGCGACCACCTCGCTCTACGCGGTGATGCTCAACGTGACCGGGGTCCGCCGCCCCTGA
- a CDS encoding pyridoxamine 5'-phosphate oxidase family protein, whose product MVAASPEVVTSTAELEELIGLPLPRTRDKVRPRLTSLDVEWLAASPFCVLATSDAEGRCDTSPKGDPAGSLVHVLDDRHLAIAERPGNRRVDGYRNVLQNPHVGLLFVVPGRGDTLRVNGRARLLRDAEWFDQLEVRGSRPVLALEVEIEEVFSHCAKAFLRSRLWEPDSWQPDALPSRARIAQALERPEDDLAELERYYGPSYAERLY is encoded by the coding sequence ATGGTCGCCGCGAGCCCAGAGGTCGTCACCAGCACCGCCGAGCTGGAGGAGCTGATCGGGCTGCCGCTCCCCCGCACCCGGGACAAGGTCCGGCCACGGCTGACCAGCCTCGACGTCGAGTGGCTGGCCGCCTCCCCGTTCTGCGTGCTGGCCACGTCCGACGCCGAGGGGCGCTGCGACACCAGCCCCAAGGGCGACCCGGCGGGCTCCCTGGTGCACGTCCTGGACGACCGGCACCTGGCCATCGCCGAGCGTCCGGGCAACCGCCGCGTGGACGGCTACCGCAACGTGCTGCAGAACCCCCACGTGGGTCTGCTCTTCGTGGTCCCGGGTCGTGGGGACACGCTCCGGGTGAACGGGCGGGCGCGGCTGCTCCGCGACGCGGAGTGGTTCGACCAGCTGGAGGTGCGCGGCAGCCGGCCGGTGCTGGCCCTGGAGGTCGAGATCGAGGAGGTGTTCTCCCACTGCGCCAAGGCCTTCCTGCGCTCGCGGCTGTGGGAACCGGACTCCTGGCAGCCCGACGCCCTCCCCTCCCGCGCCCGGATCGCCCAGGCGCTGGAGCGTCCTGAGGACGACCTGGCCGAGCTCGAGCGCTACTACGGACCCTCCTACGCCGAGAGGCTGTACTGA